The following are from one region of the Girardinichthys multiradiatus isolate DD_20200921_A chromosome 9, DD_fGirMul_XY1, whole genome shotgun sequence genome:
- the LOC124874319 gene encoding uncharacterized protein LOC124874319 produces MVDKMKKKTPNGALIKQKMDLTFALRRSEVVKDKPAITQICERWPALFTEQQVCLEFSRVIGKSLKQEFYEALAHHSPRLMEIFKTKRGLTGQVLADLMQQTKTLNVTEIRCLVLRGLPVILGDDPSTFFKACVDVDDEGLYNDVPVGILYHEQEYITPQKQSLHHNASSVGIILEGKIVMDAESLPQAMYIVFGLTYALHLNYPKYMKNSFDFFQQVLLKLGKTDLKPKLQTLKNQLAM; encoded by the exons ATGGtggataaaatgaaaaagaaaaccccAAATGGAGCCCTCATCAAGCAGAAGATGGATCTGACATTTGCTCTTCGAAGGAGTGAAGTTGTAAAGGACAAGCCTGCCATCACACAGATATGTGAACGCTGGCCTGCTCTCTTTACTGAACAACAG GTGTGTCTGGAGTTCAGCAGGGTGATTGGTAAGAGTCTGAAACAGGAGTTCTACGAGGCCCTTGCCCATCATAGTCCCAGGCTCATGGAAATCTTCAAGACAAAGAGGGGCCTCACAGGGCAGGTGTTGGCTGACCTGATGCAACAAACGAAG ACTTTGAATGTGACAGAAATCAGATGCCTTGTCCTCAGGGGGCTTCCTGTAATTCTCGGCGATGATCCTTCCACCTTCTTCAAGGCCTGCGTT GACGTTGATGATGAGGGTTTATACAATGATGTCCCTGTGGGGATCCTCTACCATGAACAGGAATACATCACTCCACAAAAGCAGTCCCTTCACCACAACGCATCCTCGGTGGGAATCATCTTGGAGGGAAAAATTGTGATGGATGCTGAGAGCCTTCCGCAGGCCATGTACATTGTCTTTGGACTTACCTATGCACTCCATCTCAACTACCCGAAGTACATGAAGaacagttttgatttttttcaacagGTACTTCTGAAATTGGGTAAGACAGATCTGAAACCTAAACTTCAAACACTTAAGAATCAGCTTGCAATGTAA